A segment of the Oncorhynchus nerka isolate Pitt River linkage group LG19, Oner_Uvic_2.0, whole genome shotgun sequence genome:
atcagtcaggtttcaagactagtcattcaactgagactgctcttctctgtatcacggaggcgctccgcactgctaaagctaactctctctcctctgctctcgtccttctagacctatcggctgccttcgatactgtgaaccatcagatcctcctctccaccctctccgagttgggcatctccggcgcggcccacgcttggattgcgtcctacctgacaggtcgctcctaccaggtggcgtggcgagaatccgtctccacaccacgtgctctcaccaccggtgtcccccagggctctgttctaggccctctcctattctcgctatacaccaagtcacttggctctgtcataacctcacatggtctctcctatcattgctatgcagacgacacacaattaatcttctcctttcccccttctgatgaccaggtggcgaatcgcatctctgcatgtctggcagacatatcagtgtggatgacggatcaccacctcaagctgaacctcggcaagacggagctgctcttcctcccgggaaggactgcccgttccatgatctcgccatcacggttgacaactccactgtgtcctcctcccagagcgctaagaaccttggcgtgatcctggacaacaccctgtcgttctcaactaacatcaaggcggtggcccgttcctgtaggttcatgctctacaacatccgcagagtacgaccctgcctcacacaggaagcggcgcaggtcctaatccaggcacttgtcatctcccgtctggattactgcaactcgctgttggctgggctccctgcctgtgccattaaacccctacaactcatccagaacgccgcagcccgtctggtgttcaaccttcccaagttctctcacgttaccccgctcctccgctctctccactggcttccagttgaagctcgcatccgctacaagaccatggtgcttgcctacggagctgtgaggggaacggcacctcagtacctccaggctctgatcaggccctacacccaaacaagggcactgcgttcatccacctctggcctgctcgcctccctaccactgaggaagtacagttcccgcgcagcccagtcaaaactgttcgctgctctggccccccaatggtggaacaaactccctcacgacgccaggacagcggagtcaatcaccaccttccggagacacctgaaaccccacctctttaaggaatacctaggataggataaagtaatccttctcacccccccccccttaaaagatttagatgcactattgtaaagtggctgctccactggatgtcataaggtgaatgcaccaatttgtaagtcgctctggataagagcgtctgctaaatgacttaaatgtaaatgaggccaggtcatctgagtgtggaggccaggtcatctgagtgtggaggccaggtcatctgagtgtggaggccaggtcatctgagtgtggaggccaggtcatctgagtgtggaggccaggtcatctgagtgtggaggccaggtcatctgagtgtggaggccaggtcatctgagtgtggaggccaggtcatctgagtgtggaggccaggtcatctgatgcagcactcatcactctccttggtcaattagtccttacacagcctggaggtgtgttgggtcattgtcctgttgaaaaacaaatgatagtcccactaagtgcaaaccagatgggatggcgtatcgctgcagaatgctgtggtagccatgtgggctaagtgtgccttgaattctaaataaatcagactgtgtcaccagcaaagcaccgtcACAtgacctccatgcttcacggtggaaaccatacatgcgtctcacaaagacactccggttggaactaaaaatcgcacatttggactcgtcagaccaaaggacagatttccaccggtctaatgtccattgcttgtgtttcttgaccaaatcaagtctcttattattattattggtgaccttttagtagttgtttctttgcagcaattcaaccatgaaggcttaATTcatgtagtctcctctgaacagttgtttgttacttgaactctgaagcatttatttgggctgcaatttctgaggctggtaactctaatgaactcatgctctgtagcagaggtaactctgggtcttcctttcctgtggcggtcctcatgagagccagtttcatccgtgcttgatggtttttgcgactgcaattgAAGAAAGTTTCAAAAATCTTCACATTTTCTGCATTGACCTATCTTCAcgtgttaaagtaatgatggcctgtcatttctctttgcttatttgagctgttcttgccataatatggacttagccctatttggtaaaagaccatcttctgtataccaccacttacttgtcacaacacaactgattggctcaaacgcattaagacggaaagaaattccacaaatgaacttttaacaaagcacacctgttaattgaaatgcattccaggtgactacctcatgaagctggttgagagaatgccatgtgtgcaaagctgtcaaggcaaagggtggctatagGAAGAATCTCTCATTTTTAAAATATaactctttttttatttttttactacatgattccatgtgttatttcatagttttgatgtcttcactattatgctacaatgtagaaaatagtaaagaaaAATCGACCCACTTATAACTCAATGTAGCCAAGTTAGCCATGTTATTGATACAACTTTGTTGACATATGCATCACTGAAGTATACTATGGGCTACTCTGTAATATATTCTGTGGAGGAAATGGATGATCATCTgaaatctctctcgctctctgtctataGGGCGTACTCACTCGTCGACTCCAGCCAGGTGTCCACTTTCCtcatctccatcctcctcattGTCTATGGCAGCTTCAGGTGGGTACCCCGTCTAAGTGCTTACATCCCAGATAGGCAGACACTCGTCACTATGTGGCTCATCTTTTTATCATGTTATTTCCATTATAGTAAGCATTGAACACCTATATTGAGCTATCCACCCTTTTTAAAACAAGTCTTTGCTATTCTCTCCGTGAGAGAAGCTTGATTTATTTCAGTTAGTCAACATTTCTTTCCACCTTTCCCCATGCAGATCGTTGAACATGGACTGTGAGAACCAGGAGAAGGATAAGGATGGTAACCCTGTCCCGAATGGGGCCTTCAACAATGGCAACACAAACAACAGTGAGTCTCACATATTTGGTGAGACATAAGACATACAGAGCGTGTGTTTTTCTTTTCTGTTTACAAGTTGGATGTCGTCATACCATGGATTCTGTATATTTGTTGGTTTGTTTGCTGTTACCCAGACTATAGATGCAGCACATGCAGAaatgtgtatgcctgtgtgtgtgtatgatagtgatTGTCTATCTCTGTGTGTTTGAGCATTCTCACTTGTGCATGTATTGTGTTGTCTTGCAGGTATTCAAACCATAGACTCCACGCAGGCTCTGTTCCTTCCCATAGGAGCCTCCGTGTCTCTGCTCGTCATGTTCTTTTTCTTCGACTCTGTCCAGGTGGTTTTCACCATTTGCACCGCAGGTACCTGACccgtcacaccacacacacaaacaaatgtgCCATAATGTTAGAGCAATTTCTTGTCTAAAGGCAAGCAGACATTAATTTAGTTGTTTCCTTAGAGCATGATATATTAGTTGTGCAGTTAGGCAAAATACAAGTCATCATGCATTGATTTAACAAAAACATTTCTCTGCATACTTCTTATGGGTGAGATGACAATGATTATCACTGTTAAACTGAGTGGAAACCAATGAACTGAAACAAACTGTCTGGTTACGAGTGGTCTCTCGTTCACTTATCTATCTCCCTCTTTGTTGTTCCTCATCAGTTCTTGCGACAATTGCGTTTGCATTCCTCCTGTTGCCAATGTGCCAGTACTTGACCAGACCCTGCTCCCCACAAAACAAGTAAGTAAGTTTCTTTGTCCatttgtctcgctctctttctctcccaggaccctgctgtcttcctctcccccttctggctctctttatctcttgttctctcttaTCTCTCACAAATCTACATAATGCCATTTGAATCGGTGTGTGCCTGCTGGCCTGTGATCACTTTGGCACCAAAAATAGCAAAATACCAATTGTTCCGCAGCATATGCTAATGGGTATCTATTCACTCCAAAGGCACAACTGATTCGGCACCATCCGTCCTCAGGCTCATCAATAGGATGTTAGAGATGCATGGTATCATGTTGGTCCACATGTCAAACTGAGAGGCTACCATAGCCAAGTCTCCAATGTCACAACTCTTTAATTCCCCTTTTCTGTTTGACAATGTAAAGCATCTGGCCTTTATTTGAACTCTGAAGTAAACTTTGCTATATCTACGTATTTAACCCCGTACATATCGACATGTGTTTAGAAAATGTAATTTTCCAGTGAAGAGATTGTGTAtaaaccatctctctccctcctcccccctgtaGGATCTCGTTTGGCTGCTGTGGGCGCTTCACTCTGGCCGAGCTCCtcgccttctccctctctgtcatgctGGTGCTGATTTGGGTGCTGACGGGACACTGGCTGCTCATGGATGGTATATCATTGTGTCATAACTACCTTGTGTTTGTGAACGTGTGTGGGGGGTATAAACGGCGTGTTTCAGATTATTGTTTGCCATTGCCTTTCTTTAGTTTCTCTATCTCAGTTTGTGTCTCACTCTCTGAGCTCCATTACTTGTGTTTTTGAGCTGCATGTGTTCATATTAGAGGTCTTCATGGGTCCAACGGAACCAGAGTTTGAGATCGGGACTGTAGCGGGCGCGCGTCCTAAATTCTGACTTTTGTCTCGGATCAGGGTTGGGACTGAAATAATTGCCACAGGTCTTAGGTATGTGCAATCAAAATTAATTTACCGACTCGGCCTTATTGGACCTGTCCTCTGTTAATTTTGTATTTGTGTGATGAGAACTGCGCACGCTTGTTATCTGAGTCAGCTAATTGCCACTCAATAAATCGTATAGCTTATGTCCAGCTGAAACTGGTTCCGGCTGCACATCTCAGTAGTAAAACAAAAGTTAGGGGATGAGAAGTATAGTGAAAAGAAGCTGACGAGGGGAATGTCCTCGGACAAGTTTTAATATTCTAGTGGACAAAGATGAGAAGCCCGTTGGTGTGGCCTAATGGACTGTGCTATTTAGGTTTGATGCAATTTTCTACCTTTCATTGATTTATTTTCGTATTCAATCAATTgtggtgttgttattattatttgtattattgtaAATCCATTATTCTATACCTATTAATAATCTAAACCAATTCTTTAAATAACTTATGCAAAAATTGGTATGTTTGACTTTTTGTTGGCTAACTTTGTGCTTCGTATTTAGTTTAAggctaaatgacaaaaaaatcTGTTAaaagtaggcctgttgtaaaataAATAGCATTAATCTATTGCTGTCATTTGTTGGGAAGGACTACTGTAGGCAATCTCTTTTGTTGGTAAAAGCTTCTATAGACCAGTTCtgtatttttattattaaagacTGACTTTTGTTACTACCCTAATAAAGTTAAGCAACTTTTGTGTAGGTATGGTTATTATTAGACTTAGGCAGTGCACACAGGCACTCAAACTGACTCTTGACAGTTGAACTTCGGGTGAGGGGACTGTTTTAGGCTTTGCAGAGTTGCTCCTTTAGGCTAACAATTATCATGCTTATCTTTCTAAAAAATATTCTGATAGAAAATTTACAAAGTAGCATCCTGTACACGTATAGCAGTAGTAGCCTATACAGATATCTGACCAATCTAAAGAAATCCATGGTGCTggcatatctctctttctctcattctctctaggCTGGTATCCCTTTATATATGAATATTCTACACAACCAATGGTAGTTTTTGTCATTTGTTAAGGGCACGTAACTGTGGATCATTTGGCCAATATCGCTTGTTTATTGATGGCGCAGTTGGGAGTTTTCGTTCGTTCTGCTTTCGGATCTGAACAGGTCTCTCTGAGACGAACCAGCACGGATCTCTTTACCACGGCCCTTTTCGGAATGGGTCTGACTGTCCTCTGGTCCATTGGGAACAGtctgtttttaaaatgtaattaCTGCATATTTGGTTGGGTGGTTTTTGGACATGTGAAGACCTCTAGTTCATgtctgatccctctctctctcgtgctctctgagcttcatgtgtgtgttcataaaggtctgatccctctctctctcgtgctctctgagcttcatgtgtgtgttcataaaggtctgatccctctctctctcgtgctctctgagcttcatgtgtgtgttcataaaggtctgatccctctctctcgtgctctctgaGCTTCATGTGTGTGTTCATAAAGGTTTGATTCCTCTGTCTATCTcagatctgtgtgtgtgcatttctttccttctctccccctccctccatgtgtgatattcctctctctctcctcagctctaGCCATGGGGTTGTGTGTGGCCATGATAGCGTTTGTGCGGCTGCCCAGTCTGAAGGTGTCTTGCCTGCTGCTGTCAGGGCTGCTCATCTATGACGTGTTCTGGGTAAGAgagcccctctcctcccttcaacCCACCGTCACCCAGTTGACCCAAATATGACTGCTAAAACACCGGCAGGGCCATGAGTCATCCGGCCCGCGAGGGGGTCCAATCCGGCATGCGAGGGGGTACAATCTGGCCCACGGGTGGTTTGAGTTTTAAAAAAGTTACAAATATCTTGAATGTGTCCAGCGTGCTAATATTCACCAAAATTGAAGCTAGACAGTTGAGGAACATGGAAAATTCCAAAACACTATGATGAAAAATTAAGTGGGGGGCTGTCAATATTTTGATCCCTAGTTGCACCACACGTTCCCAAGCCATCTTGGTGTTCAATGTGTACATTTTATATGTTTTAAACTGTGGTGCTTTGTGTTTGATGTTGTAAATGTTTCTGCAACTTTGTGTGCTATTTTGGCCTCTTGTAAAAGAGGTGGTTAATTTCAATGAGACTAACCTGGTAATATATAATTCAAGTAAAACTATGGATACAGGACTATTTTTAGCACATTTTGATGGTGAGGAAATGCATTAAAAAATTAAGGGGTGtgtgaactagaggtcgaccgatttaatcggaatggccgatttaattagggccgattttcaagttttcataacaatcggaaatcggtatatTTGGAC
Coding sequences within it:
- the LOC115101247 gene encoding signal peptide peptidase-like 3 isoform X1; translation: MAEQGYSSWAYSLVDSSQVSTFLISILLIVYGSFRSLNMDCENQEKDKDGNPVPNGAFNNGNTNNSESHIFGIQTIDSTQALFLPIGASVSLLVMFFFFDSVQVVFTICTAVLATIAFAFLLLPMCQYLTRPCSPQNKISFGCCGRFTLAELLAFSLSVMLVLIWVLTGHWLLMDALAMGLCVAMIAFVRLPSLKVSCLLLSGLLIYDVFWVFFSAYIFNSNVMVKVATQPADNPLDVLSRKLHLGPGMGRDVPRLSLPGKLVFPSSTGSHFSMLGIGDIVMPGLLLCFVLRYDNYKKQANGEAGGPGTPGRMGRVSYFHCTLIGYFVGLLTATVASRIHRAAQPALLYLVPFTLLPLLTMAYLKGDLRRMWSEPFHTKASSSRFLEV
- the LOC115101247 gene encoding signal peptide peptidase-like 3 isoform X2, with the translated sequence MAEQGYSSWAYSLVDSSQVSTFLISILLIVYGSFRSLNMDCENQEKDKDGNPVPNGAFNNGNTNNSIQTIDSTQALFLPIGASVSLLVMFFFFDSVQVVFTICTAVLATIAFAFLLLPMCQYLTRPCSPQNKISFGCCGRFTLAELLAFSLSVMLVLIWVLTGHWLLMDALAMGLCVAMIAFVRLPSLKVSCLLLSGLLIYDVFWVFFSAYIFNSNVMVKVATQPADNPLDVLSRKLHLGPGMGRDVPRLSLPGKLVFPSSTGSHFSMLGIGDIVMPGLLLCFVLRYDNYKKQANGEAGGPGTPGRMGRVSYFHCTLIGYFVGLLTATVASRIHRAAQPALLYLVPFTLLPLLTMAYLKGDLRRMWSEPFHTKASSSRFLEV